CTGCAGTGAAGACgcccatggtaagtagatctaagtgcGTCGACTTCAGCtgcgttattcacatagctgaagttccgtaacttagatcgatctccaccttcagtgtagaccagacctaagtatTCTGGCCACAGGCGGTAGGCCAGGTTGAGACAGAGGACTCAAACCTCAGCTGAAGCCCTGCTGTTTATACGTTTTTAGAACAGTGGTGGTGGAAGCCCATCTGTAATTCCATCCACCAGATGCACAGGTGACTTGgacttccttttttattttcaaagtgagATTCCCAAACTTTCCTgagcttttgaaaatatattatttggaAATATTCTTACAGTCGTatcttttttctgtttatattAGAGGTAAAGAAGAAAGCGGGCTTTATCACTCCAGTCCCAGGAGGAGTAGGACCTATGACTGTGGCCATGCTCTTGAAGAACACACTCATTACTGCTAAAAAGCTCATTTACTAGAGAGCTACTGCTACACTAAAAAATGAATCCAAGTCATTCTATTTATTGATgcataaaacatttattttttactacaaatatatttatttctacattgtatttattttttcatgtaaAATATTATGAATCTGATGATGATTTACAAAATGTTGCAATACTTTCTGTTACCTCCTGCAGCTGAATTGTGAGTAAAACAAAGTTCAGTCACAGCTTTCACATGTGTATTGTTGTTCTGTGAGTCAAacttgtttataaaaaaaaatatgcttttgaacattttactcttaagtcctattttcaaaagtgacttagtcaGTTAGGACCCTAAACTTCATTGAAAGTTAATGACGCTTAAGCTCCTAAATGCTAAATCACTTTTTGAAAATTGAACTTAGGCTCCCAAGTCACTtatacacttttgaaaattttattctaAATCTTGAATTCCTTGCAAATCCAAAACGTCTGTTGATGTCAGTAGAATTTTGCATGCCCAAGTAATGCAAGATTCAAACCTAAGATTCAACTGCATGCCAGTCATGCTGAAATCATGAAGGGCTCACATTCAgcatgtatattttttaaattaaaatgagctTATACACCagaggccaaattctgacctTATCTACATacccagaagtcagtgggagctatgTGCACTAGAATGGAAACCAGAATTTGTCTCCTTCAGAATCCAGGGTTCATTAGCCAAATGTGTTGATACACATGCAGTGTGTTGTGTTTCTTTTTAAGCATGCTCAGTGTTTGATATGCCCTGGTCCTATGATGTGACCATGCATGGCTCACTTAGCAAGATCAGGATTGGGATTAATAAATCTATAGTAAAACCTACTATAGAAATGTGTCGTTGGTAACataaaagaggagaaaaagatcATCCAGAATGAAATAGTTGTGTTAAAACTATGAACTGCattccctcttccctcctgtgATCAGCTCATGTTCTTAGTCTCTGCCATAAGGCCCAATCCTGgttccatgggagttttgctattaactttAGTGACCAAAGAAGAGTGACATTGGGAAGAGGACACTACTGCTATAAAAATAAGAGGCAAACTTGGGAGAATGGGGAATATTTATCTgcatttaaaaaaggaataaaaatgttGATGCTCACTTattcaatgagagagagagagtcagttcAAAAACTGGATTAGAGTAATCAATGTGATGTAAAATTAAAATGGGAATGCCAGTGATGATGCCATTCTGATGATGATTGCATATATGATTAACACTGAGGGCCCACTCTAGCTCGACTGACGTCAGTTGGTGTCAGATTGGGCCATTGTTTACATCTCTGAATCTCAGTAGAGAGGGTTTTGATTATTTAGTCTAATCAAGAGCCATTGATGCTTGCCAGTAGTTTGTAGATTGCCTGAATGAAAAAAAGCCCAAATATAATGCTGAATATTTCTTCAATTACAAAAATGTACTttctacaataaaaaaaaaagttggaaagtTACATTTGTACTGATTTTTCTTATGATAGttttttctgtttagtttttaAACCCCAGACACCTGCTATTTTTgttaaatgtatataaaatacaaaaatgaaaagtgaagGTATTTATATTTCTGCTAACATTTTTTTCTACATATTTAGAAAAATCAATGGTGGTCAAAATAGCATAAACCAAGGAAGTAAATAAAACTGTTGTGCCAAATGAATGGAATAAACTGATCATTTCTGTAATGTGTTTTTTACAGGAAGAACACTTGACGCCTAAGGCATAAACAGTGTCCAACAACCACGTACAAATCATGTCCCAGTCCTGCAtacacttaggctttgtctatactagcacttttgtcggcaAATCTTTTTGTCTGTCAAGGCTGTGAAAAAACGTACCCCAGACCGACACAGGTTTTGCCAACAAAAGCACcagtggacagtgctatgtttgCGGGAGAtgctcttctgccaacatagctaccactatgtttaattatgccagcaggagagcggCTACACAAAGACCTTACAGCgacacagctgcagcagtacagtaGTGCAGACCTAGCCTTAGGCACGTGCTTACATTTAAATGCacacataagtgtttgcaggatcaggatatAAGGATACAATCCTATTGAACCTACTGATAATGAAGAAGCCACCTTGTGGGTACTAGTACAATTAAGTTTCTATTGTGTGGGTAGGTGGATGGATGGCTAGATAAAGAAAATTAAGCTTGCTTGATCCAGCTATCCTCCTGAATTGTGATTTATTAGCCTGCGTTGCCCACCTAGGCATAAAACACAAGCTGCACCCCATGAGTATTCAGGTGTGCAGTGACTCAGCACACCTGACAAGGATCAAAACCTCCTGGCTGTAAGGCATTCCCAGGAGAGTGAATTAGATTGGGCAAGGCTAACACGCCATTTGCCTCCTGACAAGTGAAGCTCCTGAATCTAATCCCATGGGTCACTGAGAGGAACAACACAGAGGAATAACCTGACACTGTGAGATGTACGACAGTAtccttttagggtatgtctatactacccgctggatcggcgggtagtaattgatctatcggggattaacttatcgcgtctcgtctagacgcaataaatcaatccgtGAATTGATGCCCGTACTCcactcggcaggaggagtaaatgGAGTCGACAGTGGAACTGCAGCAGTCCACtcgccgtgaggacggccagataaatcaaactaagatacttcaacttcagctatgcgaatagcgtagctgaagttgcacatCTTAGTtcgattccccccctcccctcagtgtagaccagcccttacatTGTGAAATGTTCGTCCCTACCTCTACCTCTCTATTGAGAAAGTGAAAGTGGAAGTCGCTGCTTATGTTCTGTGAGCATAACAATGTGTGAGAGTTAGggcaatgggactacttgcatgtacaagtgctttgctggatcaggaaccGCTGATTAAATTAGTGACCCTGGGAGGGATCAGTCCAATTGTAAACACTAATAGAAATGTAACTGATGTTGTACTATCTTTCAAGTATCTTCTTAGGTACCTGTGTGGCTCTTGGTGCCCCTTTGGCCTGAGCTGTTAACCGATATGGAGGGCCTTGCAGGATTGTTTCCATTAGAAAGAGCAATGAGTGATAGGAGTGAGCTATATTTGTCAGTGCAaccctgtttatttacaaagaatgtaaacAGCATCCTGTTTCCCTGCACACAATAGAAACAAGAAGAGTCAGTTTTCTTCCTTGCAATTTCCATGTCCAGCTTTCTGCCCAAAGAGAAGCTCTCTTGGTTTCCTTTCACAGCCATGCTACTAGTTCTTCTCTGGCTTTTCCCAGGTTTTCTGCTTCTCACCCGCATAGCTCCAACCAAAGAATGCCCCAATCCCTGCATCTTCAATCCATTCTAAGGAAACCCCTTGGCATGCATGGCTAAGCCTCTGCCCAGGCCTTTATGCAGCCAGTACCTTGGGTGGTGGTCTCCcattgtttcagctatcactaAACAAAGAGACATTTCATTGTTCCCTTGTAGCCTGAATGAGAGGTGGCTAGCATACCCATCAGCTTCAGTGAGGTCTGTGTCTTCTAAATTCTCAGCTAGTGCCTTAACCATTGGCCAGTTCTTCCTCTCTAGGAATAATATAAGCTCCAAAAAGTACACGCCACACAGAAAATATCTCTCATTTGTAAGTAGTGCATATGTCTAGTTTCACTGACTTTTGCTTCACTGCATCTTGTTACTCTGCTTTGACAAATACCAGGTTTCCCCATAAAAAAGTGTCCTTGCATGCACAATTATGCCTACAGGTGATAGGAAACGGGCATTTCAAAAGAGAACCCGAACAGATTGCTGGATAATGGTAGTTTCCTAAATGAATGTGTGGTTGCCCTGAGGCTTTAGGTTGTTGCcagatgcacttttttttttgttttttcctgattgGTCAGAACAGCAGGTGACGCTTCACGGTATATAAGTGCAAGGAAGAAACATGAGCACAGGTAAGCAGAACAACCCAGCTGTCTGGAAGAGAAGAAAACTCTATTAATCTGCTGCTAGATATGGCACTTGGAATGCTAATATATATTTTGCTAAGAGGTAGGTTTTCTGGGGTTTTTATCAGTGTCTTATAAACATAAGGTTTTgtatttatacattttttaagaAACGTTCACTCATATTTTCTGTAATaagcagtggggggaaaaaatccagaaAGCTCAAAGGAATTCAGAAACAAAATTAGTTTCAATAGTTTCTGACTTCACTGAATTTGGATAGAGATGATTTCATTTCAAATCATTTTTAAGAGAATCTATCTATCAGCAGATATGCCTTATATAGCATGTTCTAGTGAACTGTATTGTATACAATATCAAGTCATTACAATGGGATTTATAACAGCATGGGAATGTATTCTGAGACTACACAAACCGTAGCTCATTTTCTGTTCCCCACGGTCATAACTAAGTTGTGACAAAAGGAATTCAAAGAGGCAAGAATGTAATCAAAAGAAATCCTCATTATTTAAGTTCAGTCATTCAGCAGTCCATTTAACTGGACACATTTGTACAGATGAAATAAGCTTCATGCAAAAGTGTTTTCCTGCTAAAGCCACTGTTGTTTGCATTATACAGCAATGGTAGCGCTGGGTGAAGAGGCAGCTATTACTGTTTCGTCACTAACCACAGACCGAAGGAATAGCTGGGCAAAAAACAACACAGAAGGTATTTCTGCTCTGCTCTGTATTGTCTCAAATAAACAtttgtaaactgaaaaaaaatcctatctgCTGAGTGTACCTGAATTGATAACTACTCTTAACGTGACTGTCATTTAGTCAAATGGTAGCGTTTATTGTACTGCGATCATTTCTCTattagtttcagaggggtagccttgttagtctgtatcagtaaaaacaaggagtccttgtggcaccttagagactaaaatttatttaggcataagctttcgtgggatataacccacttcatcggatgcatggagtggaaaatgcagtaagcaggtataaatatacagcacatgaaaagagggGAGTTGCCTTAACAAGTGGAGttgtcagtgctaacgaggccagttCCCAACAGTtgagaaggggtgaatatcaacagagggacaattactttttgtagtgtaaggaggccaattcaatcaaagtggatgtggcccattcccagagttgacaagaaggtgtgaatatcaacagagacgaaattattttttgtagtgactggCAGTGGCGAGGTCgctacaaataataatttcccctctgttgatACTTATCCCAAGTTATGCAGGTTTGGAGGTGGGGGGTTAAGTATGTAATAACCAGGTACTGTAGAGTCTGTGCACTTTCTGAAGGTCTCTTCTGCCAGCGTGAACCATTATTCATTTTCTAGGTATCAGCAGCTATTTCTTAAATCTGAATTGTCATGTACATCAAGTGAGAATGCAGCTGATACCCGAATAGATTAAAACTAATGATTCCCATTGCTGCTATTGGACAGCTTCTTTATTTGTTGCACTACAGTCTTTGATTGCCAAAACCACTGCAACTGATGTTGATGGTgtccttttgttctttttcttgtttctcttcaATATATGTCTGCTTAAAGGTAAACTTGAAAGGTTGCTAGGATCTGAGTACAGAGCTTTGTGTTTTTCCTGCAGGCTGCATTCTTGATGCTGCCATAGGTATTAGCAATGTAAtgacagtacacctctacctcgatataacgcagtccttgggagccaaaaaatctcatcgcattataggtgaaaccgtgttatattgaacttgctttgatccaccggagtgtgcagccccgccgcccccggagcactgctttaccgcattatatccaaattcatgttatgtcagatggcattatatcaaggtagcagtgTACTTGTTGTTAGGGAAATGAAGAATCTTGAACTCAGGACTTGGCAGGTAAGTAAAGGAGGAATGGATTTTTAACTATTCTGTTTTTAAGATgtatttgtttttagtttttaaatcgaCATATGCATTCAATTAATGCTAGATCATCTAAAGGCTTTCAAGTAGCTTTTTAGTCAATCTATAAGCTTTCCTTTCCCCCCATCATCCACAAAGAGTCAAAATACTGATCCTGTCGACTAGTCTCAGTCATAGTCACATGAGAGCCATCGCAGTATGCAAGAAGTAGTATTGACAGAAATTCATAATAATTTTTGGTCTGCTTTTAAGTGCAGTACTTTCCTTTATCAATGTAGATCGGGGTGGGCacactttttggcccaagggccacatttgagaatagaaattgtatggcgggccatgaatgcttacAAAATTGGGATTCGGGTGTGGGAGGGTGAGGTatctggttgggggtgcgggctctgggtggggccagaaatgaagagttcagggtgtgggagggggcaggggattgggggctggtgtggggctggggctgagaagtttggggtgtaggagggtgcccaggatgggaccaaggggtttggagagcgggaAGGGGATCGGGCTGTGgcccaggggtgcaggctccagacggtgcttacctcaagcagcttctaGAAGCAGTGGCTTGTCCCTTCTGCAGTTCCTACGCAGAGGCGTAACCAGGCAGATATGCACGCTGCCTCATCCACAGGACCCACtcctgcagatcccattggccgcatttccctcctcctggctgcccgtatgcgtaggagctggaggggagccatgctgctgcttccgggagccacgtgaagtggcccccaaccctgctccccagcagagcACCAGagtagggcaagccccagaccccactccccaacaggcactcaagggccagattaaaatggctggcggGCCGcactttgcccacccctgatgtagATGGAGCCCATGATCTGGCCTAGAGTGTTTCTCTGTGACATGGGTGTTCTTCCAGCATTGgataaagaataaaaaatgatGCTGTTTGGTGTCACATGGCTGTAGACATTTATGCTGTGATTCATTGACTAGCCTTGCTGTCTGAAATACTGGTTGTACTAGAGAGAGGGAatttattatgggccagattttcacaaatGAGAGGTTCACTTGCATGAACAAAGCCACGTGGGCAGCTGTACCTCCTCAATGTGCACTTGCTGTCGTTAAGGATATAAAATGGATATTTGCAGTCAGCGAGATGGTGGCTTTAACAATTACTCACAAATACAGGCATGCAATTGCACACTTGGGGTTTGCAGATATAAGTATCAGAGctgtagctgtgttagcctgtatcagcaaaaacaacgagaagtacttgtggcaccttagagactaacaaatttatttgggcataagctttcgtgggatataacccacttcatcagagtcctctgcttttaaaaacagtaacCCTTTAAGAGTTAGAAGACTGGACTTCGGGGTGGAAGGAAGTGTTTAAAGACTCTTGTGTGAAACTGGCCACATCCCTTCACTCCATTCTTGCAGCTTCCATTTCTAGACAGGTGGAACAGTCATTTAACACTGAAGTAAGGAAGCTCATAATTAAATCATGTTAATAACAAACCCTTAGGAAATTAATTAACTCCCAGGCAAATGCCAGGTCGGAAATGGCACTATCCTGTGGGATTGTGGATCCAGGCAAGAGTGAGCTGAGTCCCACACCCATCAGCCAGGAACCTTCCTTAGTCTGCATGTCGTATGCAGTCATCCTCAACTTCAAAAATTAGGGGCTGTTGGTTCACCTTGAGTGGCAAGGTCAGCGAGAGGAAAGAAGCAACATGGAGAGACAGGAGGCTGGGCTGGCAGCTGACTGGAAGTTGACAGGGAATATGAGAATTTCTTCCTGCCTAAGGGGGACGTTTTCCaatgttagaatcatagaatatcagggttggaagggacctcaggagatcatctagtccaaccccctgctcaaagcaggagaaatgcccaactaaatcatcccatccagggctttgtcaagcctgaccttaaaaacctctaaggatggagattccagcacctccctaggtaacccattccagtgcttcaccaccctcctagtgaaaaagtttttcctaatatccaaactaaacctcccccactacaacttgagaccattactccttgttctttctttgggtaccactgagaacagtctagatctagcctctttggaaccccctttcaggtagttgaaagcagcggtcaaatccccccctcattcttctcttcttcagactaaacaatcccagttccctcagactctcctcataggtcatgtgctccagctccctaatcatcaGGAAGGAATTGGGGAAATAGGAAGGGTCTTGTTTTACTTAGAGTGGAACAAAACTGGGAGAGACTTAGATGAGCTGGATCACGGATGAAAATCTACATACTCATCGTCATCAGCTGAGTGCGAGGAACTGAGGGTGAATGTACtctcaaaatgcaaagaaaagaaCCTGTGCAGACCCACCAGCCAACTCCTGGTCTGTTTTGCACAGCCTACTCCAAATAGCCCCCTGATGGATCAGCTGTCATGCTTGCGGTCAGATAAGTTCTTTGACGCATTTACCTGCATCCCATGGGGATGATTAGTTCTCACCTGCTCAAAAATGGGGCAATATGCATCAAAGTTAATGCAGAAGAAACGACGGATCTCTGTCTGATGCAATTTCTATTAAGTGCATTGCAGTCTGGGCATTTGTAGTTTATACAAATCTACCTCTGGCACTCGCAATATTTTTTGGATATTTTGAATGTGGATGCACATGCATACgtggactctgtgtgtgtgctggtacATATGGTAACTATATAGCATATACACTTAGTTTTTCTTTTATAACAGCTCTGTCATTTTGTGTCAAACTGTAAAATTTGTCAGTTTTGTCATGACCAGTCCTTCAGTTATCCATTATTTTGATTTCATGTCAGATCAGGTCAAATTCACCTTTGTATGACTTGCATGTGGCAAACATCCATCTATATGCATGCTTATACTGCGTATTTTCTTCACATGACTTAAAGGGCAAATGGGAACTAATATCTGGCTCTTAGATGATGCTTTTCGTTGATAGAtcacaaaatgctttgcaaaggtCAGCGTCACTAGGTGCTCTTTAAACAGCTTATCCGGTGTGTAGGTGGATAATACAATATTTAAGTTAGTAGAATTGTCTCCGTATGTgattagaaaaaatgtttttctttttgtttctgatTTTATAATTCATTTGAATGTAATTCCTCTTAAATTGTAGAGTTACAGTATTTAGCACTTTTAATTTTGGGGTCTGGATTTGATATCTGAGCTTGCAGCCCTTAGACAAAACTCCCACCGATGTTagcgggggctgtgtgtgtgtgagtgtgtgtgcgtgtgtgtctatGTGTATGAGAAAATACTGTAGGACTGGGCCCTTGAATTACAAGATTTTTCTCTCCAAACTTTGTCTCAAAACATTTTCTAGGCCTGTTTTCGTTCCTGTTTTAAATGCATTTAGAATAACAATGAGGTCTGATACAGCTGTTTAGTACTTTCATCCTGTGAAAATGGAATGCTGCCACCTTTTGGCAACTTGCTATGGTACTTCCATAGAAAACCAGGAAGGTTTTTTTATGCAGAGTGAAAATATTACAGTTTTATTCTGACAGTGGGAGATTTTGTGCTTTTTTCTATGTAGATTAGCAAATTTTaatgatatatttttattttattttaaccattATACCATGGCTTTACGTGAAATATTTAGCAGAATAATCCTACCTCCCCAGGGTTGACAACAGGGGGTGCTACTACCCCTGAAATGTATCTTTACTGGCTCCTGGCGGAGCAGATTACTGTTATACCAGTGAAAAAGGTCCACAGTCATTATTTTCAATGCACAGCAGTTTATTGAGAAGGAATTACACGAGTGGTAAAGAGTTATATCAAGCACATAACTCCTATGTTAGACATTAAGAGCTATACATTACATAAATGTCTATAGGGCCTTTCAGCCTCTAAAATACCAAAGTACTTAACAACCCTGAGGCTTGATGCTGCTACCAATACACAGGCTGAGTTGTACTCTTTGCCTCTTTTTGACCTGAGCTGCAGTTTGGAGCTCTGGGGATGTTCAGCTGGGAGATGAAATTGGTGATATCAGGAATTTAtctgatgcagttttgtttacaaagaatgtacaaagtcctgtgtctctgaGTGAGCGCAAGAAATGACGTCTTACCTTACAGCTccaagcctctttagccaacagATCCAAAAATACTCTCTGTAGCTTTTTCCAAGGTGACAGTGTACTCTAGGGTTgtcacctttctaattgctggtaacggGACTCCTGAGGCCTTGCccccttttctccctcttctccccaaggtcctgccccaATCCCTCACtcctcttcctgcctcctcctGTAGCTCCTGGATCGtctccaccttcctccctccccagctgggccccccttgctccagggctggaataggAACTGTTGCAGCCTGACAAGGAGCCTGCcagcaggtaggaggcagccccagctgagcagggaCTGGTGTGGGTTAATGACCTCGCGccacctccttccctgcggtaactggatttttggtgtccagtTGGTACATCTGACTGGGCGCTGCCAGGTCTTTTTCAACcagactttccagtcaaaaactagGCACCTGGCAATCCTAAATGGCACCCAGACACCGAAGCCAAAAACTGGGTTGTCCAGGCAAAACCCAGACGGGTGGCAACCCTACTGTACTCTCTGGCTACTGCTTGGCTGGCTTGCTCTTTGCATCTGCCTGCCTCTCTGTGTGCCATCTGGTCCACTCTCCGTCTCTCAGCAaagctctcccccacccactcactCCAAACTCCTGGACAGGTTCACAACCCCCTTTTGTCTTTGGTGCAGGGGTGATGGTGGAGGGGCTTCTGATTAACTCATCCTGTTAACTGAAGGGTGAGTTCGCATCCAGTCTCAAAGAGGTACATGATTGACGCAATCTCCAGTCCCTCTCACTCAGCATAATGGTATCTTGGATGGCAGTGGGACTACTCTCTTAGGGAGCTGCTGCTCAGCCTGAATAATGGTGACAGAATCAGCCCCTCTATATGCCAGCATCACTTGACGCATCAGACAAAAGTGGTTTACAATACGTTGGCACACAAGAGCCACCTGGAACTGTTTGGACTAGGATGAAAAGAGGAAGCGCTCACCCAGCTGAGAGCACGGGGGAATGTAGTAAGGCAGAATGGAATCACTCTGATTGGAATTTGGTCAGGAAATGGGGGATTAATAACGTCACTCTTGAGAAATGTGTCATAAGATCATCAGTGACCACAAGTGGTCAGGACAGAACGTTGGGCTTACATCTCTGACGGCACCTCCAACAACCTAGAGTACATGAGTGCCCTGGTGGAGCACTGTTTCAGCACGTACTCAGAGGGAAGCTTTCTGCTTGACAAAAGACCAATACCAGACTTCAGTGACTTGGAAGCGGTGTTGTTCTTGTCCTGagtgtgtttttcttttcttgcgGTCATGACTGAAAACCAGTGTTGTGAAATATTCAGGTTAGAACTCACTCGGCTATGTCTAAAACAATTCCCCGAAATAACAGGCATTGATTGGCTGCTCCACCCAATCAATAACTCCTGCAGCCAGGAGACCTGTTCAGACAAATACTTCGTCCGACTAGCAAGCCTTTGACATCCTCCCTTCCTTTGCCCCACCACACTCCCCCATCCCGCGACCCATTACTGTTGGCCTCTGGCTCTTTCTATCAACAAATAGTGATCTAGCCACAATCCTGAAGAATGGTCCTGATTTGTGCCATTTACATAAAACAATTAGCTGCCAGTGTTGGGAACAAACTAAGGGCAAGCTGCCTGAAAGCAATGGTGTTTTGTccttttgattaaaaattaatcacattAGGCCAGATTCAGAAGCAGTGGCTAACAACAATCCTGCTAATCCTCTGTGCTCCTATCCTGCTGGGTTTCAGGCTGGGTTATGCTGACGTTAACTTGGAATGAATCCAGCATATTCATTAAACTTCTGCACATTTATTGAGAGGAAATCATTGATTTAAAACTGGTATTTGAAAAACTCCATGCTAAGGTGTCCAGCGTCTTCATTCTGTTTTAGCTCGCAGTGTCGCTATTGGTCAGCAAATTTTACATCACCTTCAACGTGTGTGTAATGGGGTTTTCTCTTGTAAATgatcttacttttaaaaatgacatGATTATTGTTTTCAGACAATTTTATTTCTTCAAATGTAACTTTTCCTCCTCTCCTACGTCTTTCTCAATAGACTACCCAGAGGAACCTATTGCTCTGAAGTTTATGCAATCCTGTCTTGAAGAACACGACAGTTATTGTATTAATGGCCTCTGTGCTTTTCATAGTGAACTCAAGAAACCCATATGCAGGTGAATACATTGAATGTTTAAATAGACACTCTTGGAGAAGTAGACGAGTTTATATTTGTTTCCTGTGTATGTTACACATAACATTTATCCTGACCTGCAATTTGATCTGTATGCAGGCATAGGTTTATCATctaagtagttccactgaaaccaGTGCAACATGGACATCCTTCAAATTAGGCACCATGCAAGTTCAGGTTCTTTATTAACAACACAATGGAGCTGTGACAACATCATACTCTGGGTAATTAAAGCTTACTGGAGAAGCTAAAGCAGAAGATGAAGTGCTTGGAAGCTGCTTTTGACACATTCT
This sequence is a window from Gopherus evgoodei ecotype Sinaloan lineage chromosome 5, rGopEvg1_v1.p, whole genome shotgun sequence. Protein-coding genes within it:
- the EPGN gene encoding epigen, producing the protein MALGMLIYILLRAMVALGEEAAITVSSLTTDRRNSWAKNNTEDYPEEPIALKFMQSCLEEHDSYCINGLCAFHSELKKPICRCLTGYNGERCEHLTLNSYALNSYEHYIAVGIGTGMLLSGIIALIYCYVRKRQGHSVWRKTTMCLSTL